In a single window of the Natronosalvus caseinilyticus genome:
- the paaI gene encoding hydroxyphenylacetyl-CoA thioesterase PaaI: MADTDALREHIESDPYCATLGIDLVDFEPGLARTELEVTEDLTNFHGTPHGGAVYSLADAAFAAASNSHGETAVALETNISYLEAVDVGDVLTATAEETHVAGRTAEYEVIVTDEADDRIATFRGRVYILG; the protein is encoded by the coding sequence ATGGCAGACACCGACGCGCTGCGCGAGCACATCGAGAGCGATCCCTACTGTGCGACCCTCGGCATCGACCTCGTCGACTTCGAACCCGGCCTCGCCCGGACCGAACTCGAGGTCACCGAGGACCTGACGAACTTCCACGGGACGCCCCACGGCGGGGCGGTCTACTCGCTGGCCGATGCGGCGTTCGCGGCCGCCTCCAATTCCCACGGCGAGACGGCGGTGGCCCTCGAGACGAACATCTCCTACCTCGAGGCGGTAGACGTGGGCGATGTCCTGACGGCGACGGCGGAGGAGACCCACGTCGCGGGTCGCACCGCGGAGTACGAGGTGATCGTCACCGACGAGGCCGACGATCGAATCGCCACGTTCCGCGGTCGCGTGTACATTCTCGGTTGA
- the paaK gene encoding phenylacetate--CoA ligase PaaK — MAYQAIETAPRNELRECQNERLQETVRNAYENVDFYRNALEDAGLTPDDIETVDDITKLPFTTKEDFRDEYPDGLFAVDDEDIVRIHASSGTTGKPKIVSYTQNDVDVWSDAVARCLEAAGLGAGDTVQNAYGYGLFTGGLGLHYGVEELGATVIPIGGGNTQRQVEMLEDLESDAIACTPSYALYLAETAADMGVDIEDLPLRVVIFGAEPCTDPMREAIEERLGVKGIDIYGLSEIVGPGVSIECVEAQEGLHIHEDRFYPEIVDPDTGEPLPEGEEGELVLTTLSKEALPVLRYRTGDLTTLSSGECECGRTTVRMDNVTGRADDLVIVRGVNFYPSEVEDVVLEFDEVAPHYRIDLNRENNLDTLEITIECEHDFDGDREELRDRVLTRLQNVLSFTPDTLTIEEPGGIERTEVGKVKRVYDHR, encoded by the coding sequence ATGGCCTACCAGGCAATAGAGACCGCTCCACGGAACGAACTCCGGGAGTGCCAGAACGAACGTTTACAGGAAACGGTGCGAAACGCCTACGAGAACGTCGACTTCTACCGGAACGCGCTCGAGGACGCCGGACTCACCCCAGACGATATCGAGACGGTCGACGACATCACGAAGCTCCCGTTCACGACGAAGGAGGACTTCCGCGACGAGTACCCCGACGGCCTGTTCGCCGTCGACGACGAGGACATCGTCCGGATCCACGCCTCCTCGGGAACCACGGGGAAGCCGAAGATCGTCTCTTACACGCAAAACGACGTAGACGTCTGGAGCGACGCCGTCGCCCGGTGTCTCGAGGCTGCCGGCCTCGGCGCGGGCGACACGGTCCAGAACGCCTACGGCTACGGGCTCTTCACCGGGGGCCTCGGGCTCCACTACGGCGTCGAGGAACTGGGCGCGACCGTAATCCCGATCGGCGGCGGCAACACCCAGCGCCAGGTCGAGATGCTCGAGGACCTCGAGAGCGACGCCATCGCCTGCACGCCGTCGTACGCGCTGTATCTCGCCGAGACCGCGGCGGACATGGGCGTCGACATCGAGGACCTCCCGCTGCGGGTGGTCATCTTCGGTGCCGAACCCTGCACGGACCCGATGCGCGAGGCCATCGAGGAACGCCTCGGCGTAAAGGGAATCGACATTTACGGCCTCTCCGAGATCGTCGGCCCCGGCGTCTCCATCGAGTGCGTGGAAGCCCAGGAGGGACTGCACATCCACGAGGACCGGTTCTACCCGGAGATCGTCGATCCCGACACCGGCGAGCCCCTGCCGGAGGGCGAGGAGGGCGAACTCGTCCTCACGACGCTCTCGAAGGAGGCTCTGCCCGTCCTCCGGTACCGGACCGGCGACCTGACGACGCTTTCCAGTGGAGAGTGTGAGTGCGGTCGCACCACGGTCCGCATGGACAACGTCACCGGCCGCGCCGACGACCTCGTGATCGTCCGCGGGGTCAACTTCTACCCGAGCGAGGTCGAGGACGTCGTCCTCGAATTCGACGAGGTCGCCCCGCACTACCGGATCGACCTGAATAGAGAGAACAACCTGGACACCCTCGAGATCACCATCGAGTGCGAGCACGACTTCGACGGCGACCGCGAGGAACTGCGCGACCGGGTGCTCACCCGACTCCAGAACGTGCTCTCGTTCACCCCCGATACCCTCACGATCGAGGAGCCTGGTGGCATCGAGCGAACCGAGGTTGGGAAGGTCAAGCGCGTCTACGACCACCGCTGA
- a CDS encoding thiolase domain-containing protein, translating into MRDVYVIGAGQTAFGSFPERGYRELFAEAYAAARDRVDNGLETEDIDEAVVATLGVGGRQIGLSGPAVTEHVGLHNVPCSRIENACGAGGFAVRQGVQAIKSGMADVVLAGGFEVMTDMSGDTTKYWLGVSGETEWERLTGTTFSGVYAQMASAYLDAYDATPEDLSRVAVKNHANGAKNPKAHLGFECSLEDAVAAPAVADPLNLYHCCPTSDGAAAVLLASEDVVAEYTDERVRVAGVGAASERVGLAERDSYTSISASQEAGRRAYERAGIGPDDLDFAEVHDCFAIAELIAYEDLGFCEPGEAPKLLREGVTDPEGDLPVNTSGGLKSKGHPIGATGTGQVVEVFDQLTGNAGDRQLEDPRYGLTHNVGGSGGATAVHVFEQEVAR; encoded by the coding sequence ATGCGGGACGTCTACGTCATCGGTGCTGGACAGACCGCCTTCGGTTCGTTCCCGGAGCGAGGATACCGGGAACTGTTCGCGGAGGCGTACGCGGCCGCCAGGGATCGCGTGGACAACGGCCTCGAGACCGAGGACATCGACGAGGCGGTCGTCGCCACCCTCGGCGTCGGTGGTCGCCAGATTGGCCTCTCGGGCCCGGCCGTCACGGAACACGTCGGCCTCCACAACGTGCCCTGTTCGCGGATCGAAAACGCCTGCGGCGCCGGCGGCTTCGCCGTCCGCCAGGGCGTCCAGGCGATCAAGAGTGGCATGGCCGACGTCGTCCTCGCGGGCGGCTTCGAGGTCATGACTGACATGTCCGGCGACACCACGAAGTACTGGCTCGGTGTCTCCGGGGAGACCGAGTGGGAACGCCTCACCGGCACCACCTTCTCCGGTGTGTACGCCCAGATGGCCAGCGCCTACCTGGACGCCTACGACGCGACCCCCGAGGACCTCTCGCGAGTCGCCGTCAAGAACCACGCCAACGGCGCGAAGAACCCCAAGGCCCACCTCGGCTTCGAGTGTTCGCTCGAGGACGCCGTCGCGGCGCCGGCCGTCGCCGACCCCCTCAACCTCTACCACTGCTGTCCGACCTCCGACGGCGCCGCTGCGGTCCTCCTCGCCAGCGAGGATGTCGTGGCCGAGTACACCGACGAGCGCGTTCGCGTCGCGGGCGTCGGCGCGGCCAGCGAGCGGGTCGGCCTCGCCGAACGCGACAGCTACACGAGCATCTCGGCCTCCCAGGAGGCCGGCAGACGAGCCTACGAGCGCGCGGGAATCGGTCCCGACGACCTCGACTTCGCCGAGGTCCACGACTGCTTCGCCATCGCGGAACTCATCGCCTACGAGGACCTGGGCTTTTGCGAACCCGGCGAGGCCCCGAAACTCCTCCGCGAGGGCGTCACCGACCCGGAGGGCGACCTCCCAGTGAACACCTCCGGCGGCCTCAAGTCGAAGGGCCACCCCATCGGTGCGACCGGCACCGGGCAGGTCGTCGAGGTCTTCGACCAGCTCACGGGGAACGCGGGTGACCGCCAACTCGAGGACCCGCGCTACGGCCTCACCCACAACGTGGGCGGGAGCGGCGGCGCGACGGCGGTCCACGTCTTCGAGCAGGAGGTGGCGCGATGA
- a CDS encoding zinc ribbon domain-containing protein, with protein sequence MDLGIAGIGAYAPDYRLTAEAVTEAWGQFQGAGISETAVPAGDEDTLTMAYEAAQRALEAAAVDPETVTHLFLGTTTPPYEEEALGPRLASFLGLESSLESRQFTGSTRVGADALRTGLETTTDDAVLVVASDAPRGAPSDEHEHAGGAGAAALVLTPDGSGRVTDAGEYVDAVTGTRFREAGSTETTGLGITQYDRDAYTDAVASAVKGLESSLEDVDAVCLQSPNGKLPYRAASALDVDTDRIQAGTTVHDLGDTGAGSTLLGLAKALEAGHRSLALVAYGSGGGAIAMRLEVGGGDADGRDESDAGGDSSSSDSVPVETTLEGNQTLSYGEYLRIRGDVTPGEPDGGGAYVSVPSWKRTMAQRHRLLAGRCRECGRLAFPPSGACRECGTLDEYDDVELPGTGTVEAATVIGQGGAPPEFVEQQAREGAFVSAVVALEGPEPDDEPVSTPTQVLTPDTASVSVGDRVDATIRRIYTQEGVTRYGFKMQLFES encoded by the coding sequence ATGGACCTCGGCATCGCGGGTATCGGCGCGTACGCCCCTGACTACCGGCTCACGGCGGAGGCCGTCACCGAAGCCTGGGGGCAGTTCCAGGGCGCCGGCATCTCCGAGACGGCTGTGCCCGCTGGCGACGAAGATACGTTGACGATGGCGTACGAGGCCGCCCAACGGGCGCTCGAGGCCGCCGCGGTCGATCCCGAGACCGTCACCCATCTCTTCCTCGGAACGACCACGCCACCCTACGAGGAGGAGGCGCTGGGGCCGCGCCTGGCCAGCTTCCTCGGACTCGAGTCGTCGCTCGAGAGCCGCCAGTTCACCGGGAGCACCCGCGTCGGAGCCGACGCGCTCCGGACGGGCCTCGAGACCACGACCGACGACGCCGTCCTCGTCGTCGCCAGTGACGCGCCTCGCGGTGCCCCCTCGGACGAACACGAGCACGCGGGCGGGGCGGGCGCCGCCGCGCTCGTCCTGACGCCCGACGGTTCTGGGAGAGTCACGGACGCCGGAGAGTACGTCGACGCCGTCACAGGCACTCGATTCCGGGAAGCGGGGTCGACGGAAACGACCGGTCTGGGCATCACGCAGTACGACCGGGACGCCTACACCGACGCCGTCGCGTCGGCCGTCAAGGGGCTCGAGTCCTCGCTCGAGGACGTCGACGCCGTCTGCCTCCAGTCACCGAACGGCAAACTGCCCTATCGCGCCGCAAGCGCGCTGGACGTCGACACAGACCGGATCCAGGCGGGGACGACCGTCCACGATCTCGGCGACACGGGTGCCGGGAGCACTCTCCTCGGGCTCGCGAAGGCGCTCGAGGCCGGCCACCGCTCGCTCGCTCTCGTCGCGTACGGATCGGGCGGCGGGGCGATCGCAATGCGCCTCGAGGTGGGCGGAGGCGATGCGGACGGGAGGGACGAGAGCGACGCGGGCGGCGACTCGAGTTCGAGCGATAGCGTCCCCGTCGAAACCACACTCGAGGGCAACCAAACCCTCTCCTACGGCGAGTACCTCCGCATTCGCGGCGACGTGACGCCCGGCGAACCCGACGGTGGCGGCGCCTACGTCAGCGTCCCCAGCTGGAAACGGACGATGGCCCAGCGCCACCGCCTCCTCGCGGGTCGGTGCCGGGAGTGCGGACGGCTCGCGTTCCCGCCTTCCGGCGCGTGTCGAGAGTGCGGAACGCTCGACGAGTACGACGACGTCGAACTCCCGGGGACGGGAACCGTCGAAGCCGCGACCGTGATCGGCCAGGGTGGTGCCCCGCCGGAGTTCGTCGAGCAGCAGGCCCGCGAGGGCGCGTTCGTCAGCGCCGTCGTGGCCCTCGAGGGACCCGAACCCGACGACGAGCCCGTCTCGACCCCCACGCAGGTGCTGACGCCCGACACGGCGTCCGTGTCGGTCGGCGACCGCGTCGACGCGACGATCCGGCGGATCTACACCCAGGAGGGCGTGACCCGGTACGGATTCAAGATGCAACTGTTCGAGTCCTGA
- a CDS encoding thiolase family protein yields the protein MTDADAEAVIVDAVRTPQGRKDGGLAETYPEDLVVTVLEALVERTGVPAEEWDDFRLGCANQENEQGRNLARQSLLAGGFPETVPGATTTRLCGSSLTTLVDAVRAVETGDGDVYPVAGVEHMSRIPFSSWLHPGIEERYDADDLPMGATAERVARRYDISRADQDAFALRSHERALEAWDEGRFDDEVVPVDTPEGIVETDEGPRPDTDLETLAGLPTVFADDDAATVTPGNASPLTDGAAGLLVTSREYAEEHGLEVLASVGARGVAGVDPTVMGTGPIPATRQALEAADLSVSDLDLVELNEAFASQSLYCADELGFDEDKLNVNGGAIALGHPLGCSGARITTTLLHELARRDGRYGLATMCVGFGQGVAVVFERE from the coding sequence ATGACAGACGCCGACGCAGAGGCCGTTATCGTCGATGCCGTACGGACGCCGCAGGGACGCAAGGACGGCGGACTCGCCGAGACCTACCCCGAGGACCTCGTCGTGACCGTCCTCGAGGCGCTGGTCGAACGCACGGGGGTCCCCGCCGAGGAGTGGGACGACTTCCGACTCGGCTGTGCCAACCAGGAGAACGAACAGGGGCGGAACCTGGCGCGCCAGTCGCTGCTCGCCGGCGGCTTCCCGGAAACCGTGCCGGGAGCGACGACCACTCGACTCTGTGGCTCCTCGCTGACGACGCTCGTCGACGCCGTCCGGGCCGTCGAAACCGGTGACGGCGACGTCTACCCCGTCGCTGGCGTCGAACACATGAGCCGGATCCCGTTCTCGAGCTGGCTCCACCCCGGCATCGAGGAGCGCTACGATGCCGACGACCTCCCGATGGGCGCGACCGCCGAACGCGTCGCGAGGCGGTACGACATTTCGCGGGCGGACCAGGACGCGTTCGCGCTTCGGTCCCACGAACGCGCGCTCGAGGCGTGGGACGAGGGTCGGTTCGACGACGAGGTCGTCCCGGTCGATACGCCCGAGGGAATCGTGGAGACAGACGAGGGCCCCCGTCCCGACACCGATCTCGAGACCCTCGCCGGCCTGCCCACCGTGTTCGCGGACGACGACGCGGCCACCGTGACGCCCGGCAACGCCTCGCCGCTGACCGACGGCGCCGCAGGGCTGCTCGTCACGAGTCGCGAGTACGCCGAGGAACACGGTCTCGAGGTCCTGGCCAGCGTCGGCGCCCGCGGCGTCGCCGGCGTCGACCCGACCGTGATGGGAACGGGGCCGATTCCCGCCACCAGGCAGGCGCTCGAGGCAGCCGACCTCTCGGTTTCGGACCTGGACCTCGTGGAACTCAACGAGGCGTTCGCCTCCCAGAGTCTCTACTGCGCCGACGAACTCGGGTTCGACGAGGACAAACTGAACGTCAACGGCGGCGCCATCGCACTCGGCCACCCGCTCGGCTGCTCCGGCGCCCGCATTACGACGACCCTGCTCCACGAACTGGCTCGCCGCGACGGCCGCTACGGCCTCGCGACGATGTGCGTCGGGTTCGGCCAGGGGGTCGCCGTCGTCTTCGAGCGGGAGTGA
- a CDS encoding 3-hydroxyacyl-CoA dehydrogenase family protein has protein sequence MRVAVLGAGTMGHGIAQVTAMAGHDVTVRDIETEYVENGLESIEANLEGGIERDKVTREEADATLERLSGTTDLAEAVEDADLVIEAVPEDLDLKKGTLEDVEALVDDETIIATNTSSLSITEIANAAERDGRVIGLHFFNPVHIMGLVEIVVAEQTDDDTVEFAHEFVDEIGKTPVEVTDSPGFASSRLGVALGVEAIRMVQEGVADPRDVDAAMELGYNHPMGPIELGDVVGLDVRLDILEYLREELGERFRPPQALKRKVRAGKLGKKTGEGFYVWEDGEIVGVSGEYEGDAGEDGDDRGGSN, from the coding sequence ATGCGAGTCGCAGTACTCGGCGCCGGCACCATGGGCCACGGCATCGCCCAGGTGACGGCCATGGCGGGCCACGACGTGACCGTGCGAGACATCGAAACCGAATACGTCGAGAACGGCCTCGAGTCCATCGAAGCCAATCTCGAGGGTGGCATCGAACGCGACAAGGTCACCCGCGAGGAGGCCGACGCAACCCTCGAGCGCCTCTCGGGAACGACGGACCTCGCGGAAGCCGTTGAGGACGCGGACCTCGTGATCGAGGCCGTTCCGGAGGACCTCGACCTCAAGAAAGGAACGCTCGAGGACGTGGAGGCACTCGTCGACGACGAGACCATTATCGCGACGAACACTTCGTCGCTGTCGATCACGGAGATCGCGAACGCGGCCGAGCGCGACGGACGGGTGATCGGCCTGCACTTCTTCAACCCGGTCCACATCATGGGGCTGGTCGAGATCGTCGTCGCCGAACAGACCGACGACGACACCGTCGAGTTCGCTCACGAGTTCGTCGACGAGATTGGCAAGACGCCAGTCGAAGTGACCGACTCGCCAGGGTTCGCCTCCTCGAGACTCGGCGTCGCTCTCGGCGTCGAGGCGATCCGGATGGTTCAGGAAGGGGTCGCCGACCCGCGAGACGTCGACGCCGCGATGGAACTCGGCTACAATCACCCGATGGGCCCCATCGAACTCGGCGATGTCGTCGGCCTCGACGTTCGCCTGGACATCCTCGAGTACCTGCGCGAGGAACTCGGCGAGCGGTTCAGGCCGCCCCAGGCGCTCAAGCGGAAGGTGCGCGCGGGCAAGTTAGGCAAGAAGACCGGCGAGGGATTCTACGTCTGGGAGGACGGCGAGATCGTGGGCGTCAGCGGCGAGTACGAGGGTGACGCCGGCGAAGACGGTGACGACCGCGGAGGGTCGAACTGA
- a CDS encoding enoyl-CoA hydratase/isomerase family protein: MLPDGPVDGAEDIDAAAEDCDLVHASVGDRVPGVATVTIDRPDARNALNAQVRRELKEIAAAVAESDVRVVVLTGADEAKAFVAGADVGEFRDRSALEQREISKRPRVYEVIDDLPQPVIGRVNGHALGGGCELAQACDVRIAHERAKIGQPEINLGIMPGGGGTQRLPRLVGEGQAMRLILSGDLIDAEEALEIGLVDIVCGDAEELDEEVYGLAESMAEQSPVALELAKTAVKAASRTDLEQGIEYEAELFAQLFGTADKDEGIDAFFEDREPEWTGE, encoded by the coding sequence ATGCTCCCCGACGGACCCGTCGACGGCGCCGAGGACATCGACGCCGCGGCCGAGGACTGCGATCTGGTCCACGCGAGCGTCGGCGACCGCGTGCCCGGCGTCGCGACCGTCACGATCGACCGCCCGGACGCTCGAAACGCGCTCAACGCACAGGTTCGGCGCGAATTGAAGGAAATCGCGGCCGCGGTCGCCGAGAGCGACGTCCGCGTCGTCGTCCTCACGGGCGCCGACGAGGCGAAGGCGTTCGTCGCTGGCGCTGACGTCGGCGAGTTCCGCGACCGGAGCGCCCTCGAGCAGCGCGAAATCTCGAAGCGCCCCCGCGTCTACGAGGTGATCGACGACCTGCCTCAGCCGGTGATCGGACGGGTCAACGGCCACGCGCTGGGCGGTGGCTGCGAACTCGCCCAGGCCTGTGACGTGCGCATCGCCCACGAACGGGCGAAGATCGGCCAGCCGGAGATCAACCTCGGGATCATGCCCGGCGGAGGCGGCACCCAGCGCCTCCCCCGCCTGGTCGGCGAGGGCCAGGCGATGCGCCTGATCCTCTCGGGCGACCTGATCGACGCCGAGGAGGCGCTCGAGATCGGTCTCGTCGATATCGTCTGTGGAGACGCCGAGGAACTGGACGAGGAGGTCTACGGGCTCGCCGAATCGATGGCCGAGCAGAGCCCCGTCGCCCTCGAGCTGGCAAAGACTGCCGTCAAGGCGGCCTCACGGACCGACCTCGAGCAGGGCATCGAGTACGAGGCCGAACTGTTCGCTCAGCTGTTCGGAACTGCGGACAAGGACGAGGGGATCGACGCGTTCTTCGAGGATCGAGAGCCGGAGTGGACGGGCGAGTGA
- a CDS encoding RNA-guided endonuclease InsQ/TnpB family protein, with translation MRREVTTTIRVKLHSLTQRKARLIEREYTAFQDAVHGDDDANLYSATKQQAGKVRSTKNPREDTEQPVVLRNDCITIEHDEDTVLSSWWFKLPVYNPERERGDSIWVPVHVPEKDTHLLTDEHIRDSELVRRDGEWYVHLVCKRSVAVADAYDDVLAVDMGAKWIAVSTFLSDRETKFHGVEVRRIREHYKQLRKSIGKAKVRSGARVIDRIGDKESRTVEHELHQVANGLVARARKRNAAIVFGDLTGLRFDNDKGRYVNDKTHKMPYAKLATILTYKAHLDGRECLPVNEADTSVTCWRCGSQHTSRDVQGRVECHDCELDDNADKNGASNIGKRAVGKDLQSPLSTVGAVVAQPETQVRLEGTNGKMEPANSSEDVGLTLSEGSPRLQSWE, from the coding sequence ATGCGTCGCGAAGTCACCACCACGATACGGGTCAAGCTCCACTCACTCACTCAGCGGAAAGCCCGACTCATCGAACGCGAATACACTGCGTTCCAAGACGCCGTTCACGGTGACGATGACGCGAACCTCTACTCCGCCACCAAGCAACAGGCGGGAAAAGTCCGGTCAACCAAGAACCCACGCGAGGATACCGAACAACCAGTCGTTCTTCGAAATGACTGCATCACCATTGAACACGACGAGGATACCGTGCTGTCGTCGTGGTGGTTTAAACTCCCCGTCTACAACCCCGAGCGAGAACGCGGAGACAGCATCTGGGTACCCGTTCACGTTCCCGAGAAAGACACGCACCTTCTCACCGACGAGCACATCCGAGACTCGGAACTCGTCCGCCGCGACGGTGAGTGGTACGTCCACCTCGTCTGCAAGCGGTCTGTGGCCGTTGCAGACGCGTACGACGACGTACTCGCCGTCGATATGGGTGCCAAATGGATAGCCGTCAGTACGTTCCTCTCCGACCGTGAGACCAAATTCCACGGCGTGGAAGTGCGACGCATTCGCGAACACTACAAGCAACTCCGCAAGTCCATCGGGAAGGCGAAGGTTCGTTCGGGGGCACGAGTGATCGACCGCATCGGCGACAAAGAGTCGCGAACGGTCGAACACGAACTACATCAGGTGGCGAACGGACTCGTCGCCCGCGCTCGTAAACGGAACGCTGCCATCGTGTTCGGTGATTTGACGGGCTTGCGTTTCGACAACGATAAGGGTCGGTACGTGAACGACAAGACGCACAAGATGCCGTACGCGAAGCTGGCGACCATCCTCACGTACAAAGCCCATCTCGATGGTCGAGAGTGTTTGCCGGTGAACGAGGCGGACACGTCGGTGACGTGTTGGCGGTGTGGCAGTCAGCACACGAGTCGTGACGTGCAGGGTCGGGTGGAGTGCCACGACTGTGAGTTGGATGATAATGCGGACAAGAACGGTGCGTCGAATATCGGTAAACGAGCCGTCGGTAAGGACCTTCAGAGCCCGCTATCGACGGTGGGGGCTGTTGTGGCTCAGCCCGAAACGCAGGTCAGACTCGAGGGAACTAACGGTAAAATGGAACCTGCGAACTCCTCGGAAGACGTGGGCCTAACCCTCAGTGAGGGAAGCCCACGACTTCAGTCGTGGGAGTAG
- the tnpA gene encoding IS200/IS605 family transposase, with product MPRGYSQERTSVHNLHYHFVWCPKYRKSVLTDEVVDRLEQLIEEKADELDLDILRLAIQPDHVHLFITGNPKLSPNKIIQQIKGYTSRNLRDEFDFGLPSLWTRSYFVSSAGEVSSQTIEEYIEAQTGQ from the coding sequence ATGCCACGCGGGTATAGTCAAGAGCGAACGTCGGTTCACAACCTCCACTACCACTTCGTGTGGTGTCCGAAGTACCGCAAGTCGGTGCTGACCGACGAGGTTGTAGACCGTCTCGAACAACTCATCGAGGAGAAAGCGGACGAACTCGACCTCGACATACTCCGACTGGCAATCCAGCCCGACCACGTACACCTGTTCATCACGGGGAATCCGAAACTCTCCCCGAACAAAATCATCCAACAGATCAAGGGCTACACCTCGCGGAACCTCCGAGACGAATTCGACTTCGGCCTCCCCTCGCTGTGGACGCGCTCGTACTTCGTCTCCTCAGCAGGCGAGGTATCGAGCCAGACCATTGAGGAATACATCGAAGCCCAGACCGGCCAATAA
- a CDS encoding GNAT family N-acetyltransferase, with amino-acid sequence MSTDTCAAWNPSACEGTAGCPPRCPRFIDKHGRALLVEPASDHHREGLRAMYADYPDAHRSMGLPPIRLERIDAWLDALLETGTNLVARDGTRVVGHAAYAPTSSAEPEFVIFVDPDYHDGGVGSELCRHTIATAAENGHEALTLDVDAANERAVHVYRKLGFRITGRSGGDLAMRLSFDEPIVDAVRLPPAERETLA; translated from the coding sequence ATGTCGACCGATACCTGCGCTGCCTGGAACCCGTCAGCGTGTGAGGGAACCGCTGGCTGTCCGCCCCGATGCCCGCGCTTCATCGACAAGCACGGACGCGCGCTGCTCGTCGAACCCGCGAGCGACCACCACCGCGAGGGCCTCCGAGCCATGTACGCGGACTACCCCGACGCCCACCGGTCGATGGGACTGCCGCCGATTCGTCTCGAGCGAATCGACGCCTGGCTCGATGCGTTGCTCGAGACGGGCACCAATCTCGTCGCTCGAGACGGGACGCGCGTCGTCGGCCACGCGGCCTACGCCCCGACCTCGAGCGCGGAACCCGAGTTCGTGATCTTCGTCGATCCGGACTATCACGACGGGGGCGTTGGCAGCGAACTCTGCCGGCACACGATCGCCACGGCCGCCGAAAACGGCCACGAGGCGCTCACGCTCGACGTAGACGCAGCCAACGAACGAGCCGTACACGTCTACCGGAAGCTGGGGTTCCGGATCACCGGTCGAAGCGGCGGCGACCTGGCCATGCGCCTCTCGTTCGACGAACCCATCGTCGACGCCGTCCGACTGCCGCCGGCCGAGCGGGAGACGCTCGCCTGA
- a CDS encoding universal stress protein: MYRILVGLDTNVERAQAQARMVASLPAASTDVTAILTHVFQDNPEGASIQQLDSVRRAIDFLEDHDVEYEYYETSGEPATELVEAAAELDADMICLSGRKRTPTGKVLFGSVTQAVILSSERPVTTVSPSSSESGDR, from the coding sequence ATGTACCGGATACTGGTCGGTCTGGACACCAACGTCGAACGAGCACAGGCGCAGGCCCGAATGGTCGCCTCGCTCCCCGCAGCGAGTACGGACGTGACCGCAATCTTGACCCACGTCTTCCAGGACAACCCGGAGGGGGCGTCGATCCAGCAACTCGATTCCGTCCGACGCGCCATCGACTTCCTCGAGGACCACGACGTCGAGTACGAGTACTACGAGACGAGCGGGGAACCGGCGACCGAACTCGTCGAGGCGGCGGCCGAACTCGACGCCGACATGATCTGTCTCTCCGGCCGCAAGCGGACGCCTACCGGGAAGGTGCTCTTCGGGAGCGTCACCCAGGCGGTTATCCTCAGTAGCGAGCGACCGGTGACGACCGTCTCGCCGTCATCCTCAGAATCGGGTGATCGATGA
- a CDS encoding MaoC/PaaZ C-terminal domain-containing protein gives MAYSYEPHYFEDFEVGQTFESVGRTVTESDFVLHSMFTGDWTELHTNKHFAEEGHFDGRVAHGPMTFTLATGFVYRCGIVERTVYAFLGMNYMNIPNPVYMDDTIELDMEVTEKRELSSKDDAGLVTIDTTMTNQEDDVVFEGDMKFLIKMQD, from the coding sequence ATGGCATACAGCTACGAGCCTCACTACTTCGAGGACTTCGAAGTGGGACAGACCTTCGAGAGCGTCGGCCGAACCGTGACCGAGTCCGACTTCGTCCTCCACTCGATGTTCACCGGCGACTGGACCGAACTCCACACGAACAAGCACTTCGCCGAGGAGGGACACTTCGACGGCCGGGTCGCTCACGGCCCGATGACGTTCACGCTGGCGACCGGGTTCGTCTACCGCTGTGGCATCGTCGAGCGGACGGTCTACGCCTTCCTCGGGATGAACTACATGAACATCCCCAATCCGGTCTACATGGACGACACCATCGAACTCGACATGGAGGTCACCGAAAAGCGCGAACTCTCGAGCAAAGACGATGCGGGTCTGGTGACGATCGATACCACCATGACGAACCAGGAGGACGACGTGGTGTTCGAGGGTGACATGAAGTTCCTCATCAAGATGCAGGATTGA